In Alosa sapidissima isolate fAloSap1 chromosome 11, fAloSap1.pri, whole genome shotgun sequence, a single window of DNA contains:
- the LOC121723989 gene encoding CUGBP Elav-like family member 2 isoform X5 — protein sequence MVQAEGCSSPMVVKFADTQKDKEQRRLQQQLQQMQQLNSTSSWGNLSGLGGLTPQYLALLQQAAASSSSLGSFSGVQQLGGMSAMQLQNLATIAAAAAAAQTSNPSSAMSSSTNGGGLGSLASQGAAGNSSAMSSLASLGALQGLTGASVGLGSLNALQGNVNSMAALNGGLGSTSLNNGSAGTMDALTQAYSGMQQYTASALPSLYNQSLLQQGAAGSQKEGPEGANLFIYHLPQEFGDQDVLQMFMPFGNVVSAKVFIDKQTNLSKCFGFVSYDNPVSAQAAIQSMNGFQIGMKRLKVQLKRSKNDSKPY from the exons GGCTGCTCCTCTCCCATGGTGGTGAAATTCGCAGACACCCAAAAGGACAAGGAGCAGCGGCgcctgcagcagcagctgcagcagatgCAGCAGCTCAACAGCACCTCCTCCTGGGGGAACCTCTCAGGCCTGGGCGGCCTCACTCCACAATACCTTGCA TTGCTCCAGCAGGCAGCAGCCTCCTCCAGTAGCCTTGGTTCGTTCAGTGGCGTGCAGCAGCTTGGTG GTATGAGTGCCATGCAGCTGCAGAACCTTGCCACGATAGCTGCAGCAGCTGCCGCTGCTCAGACGTCCAACCCCTCCAGCGCAATGTCGTCCTCCACCAACGGAGGTGGCCTTGGGAGTCTGGCTAGCCAAG GTGCCGCAGGCAACTCTAGTGCTATGAGCTCTCTGGCTTCTTTGGGAGCCCTTCAGGGCCTTACAGGGGCATCCGTTGGGCTCGGCAGCCTAAACGCCCTCCAGGGAAATGTCAACA GTATGGCTGCCCTTAATGGTGGACTGGGCAGTACAAGTCTAAACAACGGGTCAGCAGGTACAATGGATGCCCTTACCCAGGCGTACTCAGGGATGCAGCAGTACACTGCCTCTGCCCTGCCTTCTCTCTACAACCAGTCTCTGCTGCAGCAGGGTGCTGCAGGAAGCCAGAAGGAGG GGCCTGAAGGGGCCAACCTCTTCATCTACCACCTGCCACAGGAGTTTGGGGACCAGGACGTCCTACAGATGTTTATGCCTTTTGGAAATGTGGTATCTGCCAAAGTCTTCATCGACAAACAGACCAATCTAAGCAAGTGCTTTG gaTTTGTCAGCTATGACAACCCAGTATCAGCGCAGGCAGCCATCCAGTCCATGAACGGCTTCCAGATCGGCATGAAGAGGCTGAAGGTGCAGCTGAAACGATCCAAGAATGACAGCAAGCCCTACTGA